The stretch of DNA TCCTTTTCCATATCCCGAACGGTAACCCAATTGACTTCTTTCATGTTGAAGGTGTATCCCCAAACATCCAATTCTCCAAATTTCTTGGTAATTCGTAACCATTGAACGATTTTAAAGTGAATCTTGTAAGTCGTTATTATTGTTATAACAATTGCAAGTAGAACAGAAATAATGCAGACCCAAACTATTTCGGAATATGAAATATGAACTTTGGAATCAGCCAAAGCTCTCAGGAAAACAACTTCTGATTTAACGGACCATAAAGTGAGTTTGGAACCAACGAAATTATATATAATGAGGACAACCCAAAACAGAAAATATGAGGACAATCCAAAAACAAATGATTGGAGCAAGAAGAGAAATGTCTCTCGGGGTTTATGTATTGTAAATGCGTCTACAATATAAGCACAGATTATGCCGGGAAAGAAAAGAAGTAAAAGTCTTATTGTGAACTCTGTGATGTTCATATCCAAAGTATCCTCCTTCGTCTAACCTTAGATTATACTGCCTATTGGCAGTTTTATATTACTGCATTATAAGTTAGTCTATTTTATTTATAGAGTAGCATAAATAAAATATTCTGTCAAGGAGAAATTTCAATTATCCTGTGTGTTTAGCTAATAAGTCAAGGGAAATAAACGCAAAATGAAAGAGGGAGGAAGAATTGTAGCTTGCTAAACACCAGAGGCAGTATCTGCCACCGATGGTTCATACACAGGGTAAGTTTCTAAAGGAAATGCTGTCTAAAGGTTGAGAAGATTTGAGAAGGTAATGTATAAACTTATGAAGAAGGGTATAGACCATCTTCCTTTCAGAAAACAGATTCAACATAAGTTCATTAAATACCTTGACTAAACACTTTGTTTTATGCTATTTTTAAAGAATGAAAAGTGGGTGAAACAAGTTTTATAGCATTTTTGACATCTGATGATAGAATTAGACATTATCACTTTAGCATCAAGGGAAAAATTACAGGGTTCACGGTTCAATATGAGGCTTTTATCCAAGGTAAGTGGTATCCTATCGTTAGATATGATACTGCCCATGGATTTACGCATCTTGATAGGATGCATCCAGATGGTTCAGTAGAGAAAGTGCCTCTTTCCTATTGGGACTATAATGAGGCATTAAACTTTGCCCAGTTTGATATTAAGTCAAACTGGGAATGGTATCGTCAAAGATATGAAAAGGAGATGAAGCAATGAACAAACAGGAACTATTTGAGAAAAATTTAGAGCTTACCACAGAGTTTAACAGGTATGTTTTAGAGCATCCTGAACTTGAGAAGCGTATACCTAAGGATGCAATAGTAGTAATTCTACCTGAATATGATCAGAAACTGGCAGAAGAAAATCTTAAAATAGCAAAGGCAAGGAAAGAAAAAGAGCAGACACTGGTGTTTGTGAAAGTTAAAAAACTTGCTCCCGTAAGAAAATCCAGATTGGTTAGACCTAAAGTAGAAATAGCCTCTGTTTGAAAGATTAACAAAAAGGAGGTAAGCGTTTACTTGAAAACCAATTTTGTTTGGGTATATTTACCTTAGCCC from bacterium encodes:
- a CDS encoding DUF5647 family protein; translation: MNKQELFEKNLELTTEFNRYVLEHPELEKRIPKDAIVVILPEYDQKLAEENLKIAKARKEKEQTLVFVKVKKLAPVRKSRLVRPKVEIASV
- a CDS encoding DUF6338 family protein; this encodes MNITEFTIRLLLLFFPGIICAYIVDAFTIHKPRETFLFLLQSFVFGLSSYFLFWVVLIIYNFVGSKLTLWSVKSEVVFLRALADSKVHISYSEIVWVCIISVLLAIVITIITTYKIHFKIVQWLRITKKFGELDVWGYTFNMKEVNWVTVRDMEKDLAYDGWVQSFSDDSKDAELLLRDVRVYQNSSGEFLYQVDMMYISRNRDNIAIEIRNIFIDS